ACACCAACTGTTAACTCCTCAGCGGAGGATGAGATTTCATTGGCAGCAGAGGCAAGCTGATCGGTGTTGTTGGCTACTGTAGCGATTATATCATGGAGTTTATCCATGAAAGTATTGAACCACATGGCTAAATCGCCAACCTCGTCTTTAGAATTTATATCAAGTCTTTTTGTCAGATCTCCCTCACCTTGGGCGACATCTTTAATCATATCAACCACTTGAGTAATCGGTCTTGTCATCCTTGTTGCATAAACGAAAATAATCAAGACTGCCAGAATAAAGATTATACTACCAGCCACAATACTATACTTAATTATTTCCGAACGAGGTTTCGCTAAAAACTCGTCTTCAAATGCACCTGCCACAATTATCCAGTTCCACTCTTCAAGATATCTAAATGCAGCCAGCTTATATGTATTAGTCTTAGGTGAAAGATACCTCATCGTCCCATTTTTTCTTTTCAAGATTTCCTTTATGTGTGGTTTGTTTCCCCAATTCTCGCCCTCGGC
The sequence above is drawn from the Candidatus Zixiibacteriota bacterium genome and encodes:
- a CDS encoding methyl-accepting chemotaxis protein; protein product: MFKIKMNMRNKLLLVFLSIILIAVVSTAISSIRGMVTPLREIAIKDLQSIVDEFYIFTEANPDMDWAVIKKICNEKITVGKTGFIFVVDPEGNLLIHKKAEGENWGNKPHIKEILKRKNGTMRYLSPKTNTYKLAAFRYLEEWNWIIVAGAFEDEFLAKPRSEIIKYSIVAGSIIFILAVLIIFVYATRMTRPITQVVDMIKDVAQGEGDLTKRLDINSKDEVGDLAMWFNTFMDKLHDIIATVANNTDQLASAANEISSSAEELTVGVKEQTNQTAQVSTAIEEMTATIVETSKNTGEVSEK